TGACGATGACAAAATTCATAATATCTGCTGCCATAGGGATACCCACGCCCAAAAAAGGCAAAGGGATTTTTTCTAAAGCGCTCACAAAAGGGCTTTGCGTCAAACCGCTATCCGTCATGGGCAAAAACACCGATACCACAAATACCGCTCCTAAAAAGAAAAACACGATCCGCCATAAAGTCGCCTTAATCGCTTTAGGCATGACTTTTTTCGCGTCTTTAGTTTCTCCTGCTGCAACGCCGATAATCTCTGTGCCCGTGTAAGCAAAAATCACCGCTAAAATCGCCCCAAAGAACGCCCCCACTCCTTTAGGGAAAAAGCCTTTTTCTAGCCCTTGAGTCTCCCCATTAAAATAGAAATTAGCAAACACGCCTTCAAATCCATGCAAATAAAACGAATAAACAATGCCAATGCCCCCAAGCACAATAAACACAAAGACCGCTAAAACCTTAATGGTGCTGAGCAAAAATTCGCCTGTGGCAAAAATCTTAACCGAAAAGAAATTCAATAAAAATAAAAGCGCAATGCATGCGATGACCCACACATACACAGGAATAGTCGGGAACCATCGTTGCATAAGCAAGCCTATAGCGATGTATTCCACTGCCACGGTTAAAACCCAGCTCAGCCAATACATCCAAAAGACCATATACCCGGTGCTTGGGTTAATAAAACGGCTCGCATAATCCCCAAAACTCCCTGTGGTGGGATACACGCTCGCTAATTCTCCTAAAGATAAAACAATAGAATAGACAATAATCCCTCCAATCAAATACGCTAAAAGCGTGGCTAAAGGGCCTGCGCTAGCGATATTCCCCCCTGTGCCTACAAAAAGCCCGGTGCCAATCGTCCCCCCTAAAGCGATCATCATCAATTGGTTGAAGCCAATGTCCCTACTTAAGGTTGTGTTGTCTTTCATAAACGCATCCTTTAATCGTTAAGTGAATTCTATTTTAAATCCCAACCAACGATTGCAAAATAATAAG
This DNA window, taken from Helicobacter pylori, encodes the following:
- a CDS encoding amino acid permease; this encodes MKDNTTLSRDIGFNQLMMIALGGTIGTGLFVGTGGNIASAGPLATLLAYLIGGIIVYSIVLSLGELASVYPTTGSFGDYASRFINPSTGYMVFWMYWLSWVLTVAVEYIAIGLLMQRWFPTIPVYVWVIACIALLFLLNFFSVKIFATGEFLLSTIKVLAVFVFIVLGGIGIVYSFYLHGFEGVFANFYFNGETQGLEKGFFPKGVGAFFGAILAVIFAYTGTEIIGVAAGETKDAKKVMPKAIKATLWRIVFFFLGAVFVVSVFLPMTDSGLTQSPFVSALEKIPLPFLGVGIPMAADIMNFVIVTAILSTANSGLYASGRMIYGLSQKKMFFPLFAKLNASGTPTYALYLSLGVTLIGMLTEAFAPEKIMASLINVVSFMVIIVWISISVAQYRFRKEYLALGKSLKDLPYKAPLNPLIQIIGISGCLVGLIGAYMDANERIGGYLTLVFMGLCYGAYYLSKDKWGYQQEKGI